The Rana temporaria chromosome 4, aRanTem1.1, whole genome shotgun sequence genome contains a region encoding:
- the LOC120936126 gene encoding protein ALP1-like, whose protein sequence is MSFVARRKARAALAIAMVNCYRKLKKHKRHRAFWTKDYLATRDSMPQTSILPEIRENDPDDFRNLLKMSDENFNYLLRKVTPLIQKQDTCMRKSISAEQRLVATLRFLATGRSLEDLKFSTAISPQALGVLIPETCHAIIQVLKGKYFRFPTTSEDWQIISSQFEEMWNFPNCGGAIDGRHVRINPPHHSGSLYYNYKGFFSIIIIAIINANCEFIMVDVGKNGKFSDGSVIEQTHFYEKLKDNQLKLPENHETKEGLNFSFVTDEAFTLHDNILRPYSQEALTKERKVFNYRLARARRVAENAFGLLANRFRIFRTTINLSPHKIELVVMACCLLHNFLRRSNTDEYSPFDLLDREIIEDSTFIPGDWRTESAGLVSLQYMQTQKPEANAKLNRLKYLEYFNGPGAVEWQDAMAINDYNIEFETFDV, encoded by the exons ATGAGTTTTGTGGCCAGAAGAAAAGCTCGGGCTGCCTTGGCTATAGCCATGGTGAACTGTTACAGAAAGCTGAAGAAGCACAAAAGGCACAGGGCCTTCTGGACCAAAGACTACCTAGCTACCCGGGACTCCATGCCACAGACGTCCATCCTGCCGGAGATCCGGGAGAACGATCCCGACGACTTTAGGAACCTGCTGAAGATGTCAGACGAGAACTTCAATTACCTGCTGCGCAAAGTCACTCCGCTCATCCAGAAACAGGATACCTGCATGAGGAAGTCTATCTCGGCCGAGCAGAGGCTGGTGGCAACTCTGCGTTTCCTGGCCACCGGCAGGTCGCTGGAGGACCTCAAATTCTCCACGGCTATTTCCCCACAGGCGCTGGGCGTCCTAATTCCAGAAACGTGccatgccatcatccaggtgctAAAGGGAAAATACTTCAGG TTTCCTACCACTTCTGAAGACTGGCAAATAATTTCTAGCCAGTTTGAAGAAATGTGGAACTTTCCAAATTGCGGTGGAGCGATAGATGGTAGGCACGTGCGCATCAACCCGCCTCATCACAGTGGATCACTCTACTACAATTACAAAGGGTTTTTCAGCATCATAATCATAGCCATCATCAATGCCAACTGTGAGTTCATAATGGTCGATGTCGGCAAAAACGGGAAGTTCTCAGATGGTTCAGTCATCGAGCAAACGCATTTTTATGAAAAGCTGAAGGATAACCAGTTGAAATTGCCGGAAAATCATGAAACAAAAGAGGGCCTTAATTTTTCTTTTGTGACAGATGAGGCCTTTACCTTACATGACAACATTCTAAGGCCTTATTCACAGGAAGCTTTAACCAAAGAACGAAAGGTCTTCAATTACCGcttggccagagcaagacgtgtggcagaaaacgcatTTGGTCTGCTTGCAAACCGCTTCAGGATCTTCCGCACAACCATCAACTTATCGCCGCATAAAATTGAATTGGTTGTAATGGCTTGTTGCCTTCTCCACAATTTTCTACGACGGAGCAACACTGATGAATATTCCCCTTTCGACTTGCTGGACCGAGAAATCATAGAAGACTCAACATTCATTCCTGGTGACTGGCGGACTGAAAGTGCGGGACTTGTGTCATTGCAGTATATGCAGACACAGAAACCTGAGGCCAATGCCAAACTCAACAGACTAAAGTATTTGGAGTATTTCAATGGACCCGGAGCTGTGGAATGGCAGGATGCCATGGCAATAAATGATTATAATATTGAGTTTGAAACCTTTGACGTGTGA